A part of Cotesia glomerata isolate CgM1 linkage group LG4, MPM_Cglom_v2.3, whole genome shotgun sequence genomic DNA contains:
- the LOC123262750 gene encoding uncharacterized protein LOC123262750 isoform X1, protein MAFRHTWRLLSKNIIPAMSVGIVFARSDEKKDTEDEKIVKVQMPNFDKLNYDFMIKQSAVEVVNSASQALTIAYTAIESTSREYRLLLSKLMSLIEETLIYEVSDEHQDLIIAVRLDVNSKKKILNDLLIYMDYVQRMVEAASVVSNSAGMENLAMTLCERMDDALKHKDREIRDNNLLEKEYNNLQEKCVTERQDNNL, encoded by the exons atggCATTTCGACATACATGGAGATTGTTatcgaaaaatattattccagctatg TCCGTAGGAATAGTGTTCGCACGTTCTGACGAAAAAAAAGATACAGAGGATGAAAAGATAGTTAAAGTTCAAATGcctaattttgataaattaaattatgattttatgatTAAACAATCGGCTGTTGAAGTTGTAAATAGTGCTTCCCAAGCTCTAACAATAGCTTACACCGCTATTGAAAGCACAAGCCGGGAATACAG attattattatcaaaattaatgagTCTTATAGaagaaactttaatttatgaaGTGTCTGATGAACATCAGGATTTGATAATTGCTGTTAGATTAGATGTTAatagcaagaaaaaaattttaaac gatttattaatatacatGGATTATGTACAAAGAATGGTTGAAGCAGCATCAGTAGTGAGTAATTCAGCAGGAATGGAAAACTTAGCGATGACTCTGTGTGAAAGAATGGATGATGCTCTTAAACACAAAGACCGAGAAATTCGCGATAACAACCTCTTAGAGAAAgagtataataatttacaagagAAATGTGTTACCGAAAGGCAAGacaataatttgtaa
- the LOC123262750 gene encoding uncharacterized protein LOC123262750 isoform X2, protein MAFRHTWRLLSKNIIPAMSVGIVFARSDEKKDTEDEKIVKVQMPNFDKLNYDFMIKQSAVEVVNSASQALTIAYTAIESTSREYRLLLSKLMSLIEETLIYEVSDEHQDLIIAVRLDVNSKKKILNDLLIYMDYVQRMVEAASVVSNSAGMENLAMTLCERMDDALKHKDREIRDNNLLEKEYNNLQEKCVTESS, encoded by the exons atggCATTTCGACATACATGGAGATTGTTatcgaaaaatattattccagctatg TCCGTAGGAATAGTGTTCGCACGTTCTGACGAAAAAAAAGATACAGAGGATGAAAAGATAGTTAAAGTTCAAATGcctaattttgataaattaaattatgattttatgatTAAACAATCGGCTGTTGAAGTTGTAAATAGTGCTTCCCAAGCTCTAACAATAGCTTACACCGCTATTGAAAGCACAAGCCGGGAATACAG attattattatcaaaattaatgagTCTTATAGaagaaactttaatttatgaaGTGTCTGATGAACATCAGGATTTGATAATTGCTGTTAGATTAGATGTTAatagcaagaaaaaaattttaaac gatttattaatatacatGGATTATGTACAAAGAATGGTTGAAGCAGCATCAGTAGTGAGTAATTCAGCAGGAATGGAAAACTTAGCGATGACTCTGTGTGAAAGAATGGATGATGCTCTTAAACACAAAGACCGAGAAATTCGCGATAACAACCTCTTAGAGAAAgagtataataatttacaagagAAATGTGTTACCGAAAG CAGCTGA
- the LOC123262750 gene encoding uncharacterized protein LOC123262750 isoform X3 produces MAFRHTWRLLSKNIIPAMSVGIVFARSDEKKDTEDEKIVKVQMPNFDKLNYDFMIKQSAVEVVNSASQALTIAYTAIESTSREYRLLLSKLMSLIEETLIYEVSDEHQDLIIAVRLDVNSKKKILNDLLIYMDYVQRMVEAASVVSNSAGMENLAMTLCERMDDALKHKDREIRDNNLLEKEYNNLQEKCVTES; encoded by the exons atggCATTTCGACATACATGGAGATTGTTatcgaaaaatattattccagctatg TCCGTAGGAATAGTGTTCGCACGTTCTGACGAAAAAAAAGATACAGAGGATGAAAAGATAGTTAAAGTTCAAATGcctaattttgataaattaaattatgattttatgatTAAACAATCGGCTGTTGAAGTTGTAAATAGTGCTTCCCAAGCTCTAACAATAGCTTACACCGCTATTGAAAGCACAAGCCGGGAATACAG attattattatcaaaattaatgagTCTTATAGaagaaactttaatttatgaaGTGTCTGATGAACATCAGGATTTGATAATTGCTGTTAGATTAGATGTTAatagcaagaaaaaaattttaaac gatttattaatatacatGGATTATGTACAAAGAATGGTTGAAGCAGCATCAGTAGTGAGTAATTCAGCAGGAATGGAAAACTTAGCGATGACTCTGTGTGAAAGAATGGATGATGCTCTTAAACACAAAGACCGAGAAATTCGCGATAACAACCTCTTAGAGAAAgagtataataatttacaagagAAATGTGTTACCGAAAG CTGA
- the LOC123262752 gene encoding N-alpha-acetyltransferase 38, NatC auxiliary subunit, whose amino-acid sequence MKDSTNNSSEMENKSVQGNGETSPNEEPGAKQKLRSWLNRYLRVKITDGRVLTGAFLCTDRDANVILGCCEEFLSEEHTEPRALGLVMVPRRHIVSIHISDWHSEDVLSTKKRCSSNSE is encoded by the exons aTGAAAGACTCAACGAATAATTCATCAGAAATGGAGAATAAATCAGTTCAAGGAAACGGAgag ACATCACCTAACGAGGAACCTGGTGctaaacaaaaattgaggTCATGGCTAAATCGATATTTACGAGTGAAAATAACAGATGGTCGTGTATTAACTGGAGCATTTTTATGTACTGACAGAGATGCTAATGTAATTCTCGGTTGTTGTGAAGAATTCTTGTCGGAAGAGCACACAGAACCACGAGCTCTTGGTTTAGTTATGGTACCACGCCGTCACATTGTGTCAATTCATATAAGTGATTGGCATAGTGAAGATGTTTTGTCAACAAAAAAACGATGTTCCTCCAATAGCGAATAA
- the LOC123262749 gene encoding vam6/Vps39-like protein: MHDAYEASPILKLTVQIESMAAYDDNLLIGTREGHLLIYNVPMKSNEYGKLELLRYSKNFSKKRIVQVDVVPEYSLLILLTDDIICVHDLNSVNIQQINQLSKTKGATLFALDVQRAGSLTGVRLCVAVKRKLQLYYWKANNNQFEDLGDEPRNEISLSDVPRELAWCGETLIVGFHGLSYTLINLDGKTEELFPTGKPPKPSITKLSNSSFALGKDSQSIIMNTTGDLIQHNPVKWTDSPTATVWDDPYLLGIVHDTLEVYTLEGSLHIQTLTDFNKARLLCRCKQGRVYIASISQVWCVSSVDVELQIRKLLEQNQFQLALKLTSLSDTTEEEKAKRTYKIQTLYAHHLFCNKKFQEAMKQFQELGTDPYEVIRLFPHLVSQSSNTNDVNEPVAGLPKLQDRDLENGLLALIGFLTEVRHNLMGSTDPKDKDNKTEKKDKDKKAMTAVATEQLLKIIDTTLLKCYLQTNDALVAPLLRLNHCHLAEAEKTLLMHQKYPELIILYQTKGQHKKALELLEKQSKQNDSSLRGTERTIQYLQHLGKDHMDLILKFSGWVLEQDPEQGLRIFMEDIQEVEQLPRPKVLDYLLRCHKDLVITYLEYVVRVWEDENPLFHNVLVHQYKEKCLASMSLAATPAEKQSGEHVRQKLQQFLEKSTQYTAETVLIQFPSDCLYEERAIILGRLGRHHQAISIYVNLLNDVPRAIQYCKNVYARYESQKNIEGGKCQDGADEVYVTLIQQLLKPEPFFVSGSSEIQKTAQPDLETALELLEQYASKITPINALEVLPDNVPIGRIRHFLEASLHNQLSERRKTQVLKGLLQAEHLQVQEQRMHYESKSVLMTEFNICPVCKKRFGNQSAFARYPNGEIVHYSCQERKT; encoded by the exons ATGCATGACGCATACGAAGCAAGtcctattttaaaattaactgttCAAATTGAATCTATGGCAGCTTATG atgataatttattaattggaaCACGTGaaggtcatttattaatatacaaTGTACCTATGAAATCAAATGAATATGGAAAACTGGAATTGTTAAGATAtagcaaaaattttagtaaaaaaagaaTTGTTCAAGTTGATGTTGTACCAGAGTATAGCTTGTTAATTCTCTTGACAG ATGACATTATTTGTGTTCATGAtttaaattctgtaaatattcaacaaataaatcaattatctAAGACTAAGGGAGCAACACTGTTTGCTTTGGATGTTCAACGTGCTGGGAGCTTGACTGGTGTTAGATTATGTGTAGCTGTGAAGAGAAAACTTCAATTATATTACTGGAAAGCGAATAATAATCAGTTTGAAGATTTAGGCGATGAACCACGCAATGAAATATCATTGTCAGATGTACCACGAGAACTAGCATGGTGTGGTGAGACACTGATAGTGGGTTTCCATGGTTTGTCTTACACATTAATAAATCTTGATGGTAAAACCGAAGAATTATTTCCAACTGGTAAACCACCAAAGCCAAGTATTACTAAATTATCAAACAGTTCATTTGCTTTGGGCAAGGATTCACAGTCTATTATAATGAATACCACTGGTGACTTGATACAGCATAATCCAGTCAAGTGGACTGACTCACCAACCGCTACAGTATGGGATGATCCTTATTTGCTAGGAATTGTACATGATACTCTTGAAGTTTATACTCTTGAGGGCTCTTTACATATTCAGACTTTGACGGATTTTAATAAAGCGCGACTTTTGTGCAGATGTAAGCAAGGAAGAGTTTATATAGCTTCGATTAGTCAGGTTTGGTGTGTTAGTTCGGTTGATGTTGAACTACAAATACGAAAATTACTCGaacaaaatcaatttcaattaGCTTTGAAACTCACA AGTTTATCAGACACCACAGAGGAGGAAAAGGCTAAGCGAACGTATAAAATTCAAACGCTTTATGCTCATCATttattttgtaacaaaaaGTTTCAAGAAGCAATGAAACAATTTCAAGAACTAGGAACAGATCCGTATGAAGTTATAAGACTATTTCCGCATTTAGTATCACAGTCAAGTAACACTAATGATGTTAATGAACCAGTTGCTGGTTTACCAAAGCTACAAGATCGGGATTTAGAAAATGGACTATTGGCATTGATTGGTTTCTTGACTGAAGTGCGACATAATTTAATGGGCAGCACTGACCCAAAGGACAAAGataataaaactgaaaaaaaggataaagataaaaaagctATGACAGCTGTTGCAACggaacaattattaaaaataatagatacaacattattaaaatgttacttacaa ACAAACGATGCATTAGTTGCTCCATTACTGCGTCTCAATCATTGTCATCTGGCTGAAGCTGAAAAAACTCTTTTGATGCATCAAAAATATCcggaattaattattttataccaAACAAAAGGACAACATAAAAAAGCTCTTGAGTTATTGGAAAAGCAATCTAAACAAAATGATTCAAGCTTGCGTGGAACTGAAAGAACTATTCAGTATTTACAACATTTGGGGAAAGATCATATGgacttaattttgaaattttccgGATGGGTTTTAGAACAGGATCCAGAACAAGGTTTACGTATATTCATGGAAGATATTCAG GAAGTGGAACAACTTCCGAGACCAAAAGTTTTAGATTATTTGCTTCGCTGTCACAAAGATTTAGTAATAACTTATTTAGAATACGTGGTGCGTGTCTGGGAGGATGAGAATCCTCTTTTTCACAATGTTCTTGTCCATCAGTACAAAGAAAAATGCTTAGCGTCAATGAGCTTAGCAGCAACACCAGCTGAAAAACAGAGTGGCGAACATGTTCGACAAAAATTACAACAGTTTTTAGAAAAATCAACACAATATACTGCTGAAACAGTATTGATTCAATTTCCATCAGATTGTTTATACGAAGAACGAGCTATTATACTCGGTAGGTTAGGTCGTCATCATCAGGCAATATCTATCTATGTAAATTTACTCAACGATGTGCCAAGGGCGAttcaatattgtaaaaatgtttatgctAGATACGAGA gtcaaaaaaatattgaaggtGGGAAGTGTCAGGACGGAGCGGATGAAGTTTACGTGACACTTATTCAACAACTTCTTAAACCTGAACCATTTTTTGTATCTG GTTCATCAGAGATACAAAAGACAGCTCAGCCAGATTTAGAAACTGCGTTAGAATTATTAGAACAGTATGCTTCGAAGATAACTCCAATTAATGCTCTCGAAGTGTTACCTGATAACGTTCCAATTGGGCGGATAAGACATTTTT